A single window of Streptomyces aquilus DNA harbors:
- a CDS encoding geranyl diphosphate 2-C-methyltransferase — protein MTTEITPTVSATIPAPATPYQGDIARYWNNEARPVNLRLGDVDGLYHHHYGIGAVNHEALGDPEHSEYEKKLIAELHRLESAQAEFLLDHLGPVTADDTLVDAGCGRGGSMVMAHQRFGCKVEGVTLSATQAEFGNGRARDLRIQGHVRSRVCNMLDTPFEKGSVTASWNNESTMYVDLHDLFAEHSRFLKVGGRYVTITGCWNPRYGQPSKWVSQINAHFECNIHSRREYLRAMADNRLVPQTVIDLTPDTLPYWELRATSSLVTGIEEAFIESYRDGSFQYVLIAADRV, from the coding sequence GTGACCACAGAAATCACCCCCACCGTCTCTGCGACGATCCCGGCCCCCGCGACCCCCTACCAGGGGGACATCGCTCGGTACTGGAACAACGAGGCGAGGCCGGTGAACCTGCGCCTCGGTGACGTGGACGGGCTCTACCACCACCACTACGGCATCGGCGCCGTCAACCACGAAGCCCTCGGCGACCCGGAACACAGCGAGTACGAGAAGAAGCTCATCGCCGAGCTGCACCGACTGGAGTCCGCCCAGGCCGAGTTCCTCCTCGACCACCTCGGCCCCGTCACCGCCGACGACACCCTCGTCGACGCCGGCTGCGGACGCGGCGGCTCCATGGTCATGGCCCACCAGCGCTTCGGCTGCAAGGTCGAGGGCGTCACGCTGTCCGCCACCCAGGCCGAGTTCGGCAACGGGCGGGCACGGGACCTGCGGATCCAAGGCCATGTGCGCTCCCGGGTGTGCAACATGCTCGACACCCCCTTCGAGAAGGGCAGCGTCACCGCGTCGTGGAACAACGAGTCGACCATGTACGTCGACCTGCACGACCTGTTCGCCGAGCACTCCCGCTTCCTGAAGGTGGGCGGCCGGTACGTGACCATCACCGGCTGCTGGAACCCCCGCTACGGCCAGCCGTCGAAGTGGGTCTCCCAGATCAACGCCCACTTCGAGTGCAACATCCATTCGCGGCGTGAGTATCTGCGGGCCATGGCCGACAACCGGCTCGTGCCGCAGACCGTGATCGACCTGACCCCGGACACCCTGCCCTACTGGGAGCTGCGGGCGACGTCCTCGCTGGTCACCGGGATCGAGGAGGCGTTCATCGAGTCGTACCGGGACGGTTCCTTCCAGTACGTGCTGATCGCGGCCGACCGCGTCTGA
- a CDS encoding family 2 encapsulin nanocompartment cargo protein terpene cyclase: MPESGPPGPSIPGQRSLPSGAAPEVPTPAVPGLPITAAAFGLEAVLHPTTAPPPPVTGTPPATPAEPVFQRVLGGPTGLGTNSLSLAGSSTGTAPSPPVAVAESAAPPLPEAAPEAVPESASGVERVLGGPTGLGTASLSLARTAHRPPPESVPAPPAPAPPAEGQAVPGLYHHPIPEPDPLRVEEVSRRIKRWAEDEVQLYPEEWEGQFDGFSVGRYMVGCHPDAPTVDHLMIATRLMVAENAVDDCYCEDHGGSPVGLGGRLLLAHTALDPLHTTPEYAPAWLESLGSDPPRRAYRSAMDYFTAMASPSQVDRYRHDMARLHLGYLAEAAWAETDHVPEVWEYLAMRQFNNFRPCPTITDTIGGYELPADLHARPEMQRVIALAGNATTIVNDLYSYTKELAGPGRHLNLPVVIAEREKLSERDAYLKAVEVHNDLMHAFEAAAAELAAACPLPPVVRFLKGVATWVDGNHDWHRTNTFRYSLPAFW, translated from the coding sequence ATGCCCGAATCCGGGCCCCCTGGACCGTCCATCCCCGGGCAGCGGTCGCTGCCTTCCGGCGCCGCGCCGGAGGTACCCACGCCGGCCGTCCCCGGTCTTCCGATCACCGCGGCTGCCTTCGGACTTGAGGCCGTACTGCATCCGACGACCGCTCCCCCGCCGCCGGTCACCGGCACGCCGCCCGCCACGCCTGCCGAACCCGTCTTTCAGCGGGTCCTGGGCGGGCCCACCGGCCTGGGCACCAACTCGCTGTCACTGGCGGGCAGTTCAACCGGTACGGCTCCGTCACCGCCGGTCGCCGTCGCGGAATCGGCCGCTCCACCCCTGCCGGAGGCTGCTCCGGAGGCCGTACCCGAGTCCGCGTCGGGGGTCGAGCGGGTCCTGGGCGGACCCACCGGCCTGGGCACGGCCTCGCTGTCCCTCGCCCGCACCGCGCATCGGCCGCCGCCGGAATCCGTCCCGGCGCCCCCGGCCCCCGCGCCACCCGCCGAAGGACAGGCCGTACCCGGCCTCTACCACCACCCGATCCCGGAACCCGACCCGCTGCGCGTCGAGGAGGTGAGCCGGCGGATCAAGCGCTGGGCCGAGGACGAGGTCCAGCTCTATCCCGAGGAGTGGGAGGGGCAGTTCGACGGCTTCTCGGTCGGCCGGTACATGGTCGGCTGCCATCCCGACGCCCCCACGGTCGACCACCTCATGATCGCCACCCGGCTGATGGTCGCGGAGAACGCGGTGGACGACTGCTACTGCGAGGACCACGGCGGCTCACCCGTCGGCCTCGGCGGCCGTCTCCTGCTGGCCCACACCGCGCTCGACCCGCTCCACACCACCCCGGAGTACGCGCCGGCCTGGCTGGAGTCGCTCGGCTCGGACCCGCCGCGGCGCGCCTATCGCAGTGCCATGGACTACTTCACCGCCATGGCCTCGCCCTCCCAGGTCGACCGCTACCGCCACGACATGGCCCGGCTGCACCTGGGTTACCTGGCCGAGGCCGCCTGGGCCGAGACCGATCATGTCCCGGAGGTGTGGGAGTACCTGGCCATGCGCCAGTTCAACAACTTCCGCCCCTGCCCCACCATCACCGACACCATCGGAGGCTACGAGCTACCAGCCGACCTGCACGCCCGGCCGGAGATGCAGCGCGTCATCGCCCTGGCCGGCAACGCGACCACGATCGTCAACGACCTGTACTCGTACACCAAGGAACTCGCCGGCCCCGGCCGGCACCTGAACCTGCCCGTCGTGATCGCCGAACGGGAGAAGCTCTCGGAGCGCGACGCCTATCTCAAGGCGGTCGAGGTCCACAACGACCTCATGCACGCCTTCGAGGCGGCGGCGGCCGAACTGGCCGCGGCCTGCCCGCTGCCCCCCGTGGTGCGCTTCCTCAAGGGCGTGGCCACCTGGGTCGACGGCAACCACGACTGGCATCGCACCAACACCTTCCGCTACAGCCTGCCCGCTTTCTGGTAA
- a CDS encoding family 2B encapsulin nanocompartment shell protein encodes MTVDSSPETEAAPAAPQQSLSTAAARNLTTTTKSAPQMQEITSRWLLRMLPWVETKGGAYRVNRRLRHTVGDGRIEFVQEGAAVRVIPRELGELALLRGFEDLDVLTALADRCAQRDFVAGEVIVSRGSPADRIHLIAHGRISQSGEGQYGGEIALGVLADGAHFGENALLDADARHDCTATAETSGTLLTLSRADFAAVRDSAPGLQAHVAEFDSGTRRPQNKHGEAEIALSAGHVGEVDVPNTFVDYELQPREYELSVAQTVLRIHTRVADLYNGPMNQTEEQLRLTIEALRERQEHELINNREFGLLHNADFKQRIQTHSGPPTPDDMDDLLCRRRGTKFFLAHPRTIAAIGRGFNAYGLYPDHVDVGGQSVPAWRGVPILPCNKIPISKEQTSSIIALRTGEKNQGVIGLWQTGLPDEVEPGLSARFMGINEQAVMSYLVSTYYSAAVLVPDALGVMENVQIARGRD; translated from the coding sequence CTGCGGATGCTCCCCTGGGTCGAGACCAAGGGCGGCGCCTACCGGGTCAACCGCCGGTTGCGCCATACCGTCGGCGACGGTCGCATCGAGTTCGTGCAGGAGGGGGCCGCGGTCCGGGTGATCCCCCGTGAACTCGGTGAACTGGCCCTGCTGCGGGGCTTCGAGGACCTGGACGTCCTCACCGCGCTCGCCGACCGCTGCGCACAGCGCGACTTCGTCGCCGGCGAGGTCATCGTCTCGCGCGGCAGCCCGGCCGACCGCATCCATCTGATCGCCCACGGGCGGATCAGCCAGTCCGGTGAGGGCCAGTACGGCGGGGAGATCGCCCTCGGGGTCCTCGCCGACGGTGCCCACTTCGGTGAGAACGCCCTCCTCGACGCGGACGCCCGCCACGACTGCACGGCCACCGCCGAGACCTCCGGCACCCTCCTCACCCTGTCCCGCGCCGACTTCGCCGCCGTACGGGACTCCGCTCCCGGTCTCCAGGCCCATGTCGCCGAGTTCGACTCCGGCACCCGGCGACCGCAGAACAAACACGGCGAGGCCGAGATCGCCCTGTCGGCCGGTCATGTCGGCGAGGTCGACGTGCCGAACACCTTCGTGGACTACGAGTTGCAGCCCCGGGAGTACGAACTCTCCGTCGCGCAGACCGTCCTGAGAATCCACACCCGGGTGGCCGACCTCTACAACGGGCCGATGAACCAGACCGAGGAGCAACTCCGGCTGACCATCGAGGCGTTGCGTGAGCGCCAGGAACACGAGCTCATCAACAACCGTGAGTTCGGACTGCTCCACAACGCCGACTTCAAGCAGCGCATCCAGACCCACTCCGGTCCGCCCACCCCGGACGACATGGACGATCTGCTCTGCCGCCGTCGCGGCACCAAGTTCTTCCTCGCCCATCCCAGGACGATCGCCGCCATCGGCCGCGGCTTCAACGCCTACGGGCTCTACCCGGACCACGTCGATGTCGGCGGACAGTCCGTGCCGGCCTGGCGCGGGGTTCCGATCCTGCCCTGCAACAAGATCCCGATCAGCAAGGAGCAGACCAGCTCCATCATCGCCCTGCGCACCGGCGAGAAGAACCAAGGGGTCATCGGCCTGTGGCAGACCGGACTGCCGGACGAGGTCGAGCCGGGGCTCTCGGCGCGCTTCATGGGCATCAACGAGCAGGCGGTCATGTCCTATCTCGTCAGCACGTACTACTCCGCCGCGGTGCTCGTGCCCGACGCGCTCGGCGTCATGGAGAACGTGCAGATCGCCCGCGGTCGCGACTGA